The sequence AGATTTAGGCACTCGAGTTTAAGGCAGCATTTGAATGGCAAGTGGTTGACTTCTGAAAACAGTCATTAGCTTGCAGTGGTGAATCTCTCTGGTGGTGTTCCAGGTTTTCAGTGCTCACAACAGGTTACTGAAGTGCTGAAGATGGACCACAGTTCTAGGAGTTTCTCTTGATTGCATTGTAGGCTAGAGCTGAGATGTATTATTTCCCCAAATCAACACAAATACATTATGGTCTCTTATCAGTTATGCCAAAAACTGGAATGTAATGATGGTTGCAGTGGTATAGTTATAGCAGCATACATGGATACTGGGATGAAACTCTAGTGCTGAagatatttaaacaaaatgattTGTTATAAAATAAGACAAGCAATGATGTCGAAGTGTTATGCGGACATGCCTGACTGTCCTAGGCATGCAGGAGGAGGTTAAGGGCGAgcatggaggtggcacaggcAGACTGATAACTGACATGGTTCTAAATGACTGCCAATTAAAAGGAGTTGGAAGAGAGCATAATTGAGATAACCAAAACATAGCACAAGCTCAAATGTAGTTTGTGCATCTGAGACAACCTAGGACAAcgaaaataaagcaattttaggAGCAGTAGCCTTTTTACTCTGGTAATGGAACTCTATTTTCCTGCACAAATTGAAGAATTTGTAATACATCCTTATCTATGTATGGAGATGCTAAGGTGTTAGTGACTAAATGTATGTCTGCATGCATTCATGCAACTAGCTTTTCCCCTTGGGCCTCCCAGTCTAGTACCCACCCCCACCCGCCCCCAGCAGCTGCATGTAACCTCCTTCAAGATCTCGCCCATTTTCTCAGAAACCCGCTTCAGGAACCTGCAgtccaagaggaaaaagaaaagaacaaagttacTGAAGGCCTTTAGAAGACAGAGAAGCGTGCTCAGTTCTAACAGGCCTTTCTCAGCGGCTATACATTAGCCTTGTACTCAATTCCACAAACCCTCATTAGAAATACGAGCCACAGCTTTTAGATTactagggaagaaaaacaaaaaagctgatcAAGTAGTGCAATGCAGTTTCCAATCCTCAGTGATTTAACAGTGAGGGAATTACTGTACATTAAAGAGCTTGATTTCAAACTAAACATGATGCAATTCCAAGACTTAGCTTCCAGGCACAGATTAAGAATATAAAATCATTCCCTTTTCAGGAGCAGAGAGAGGTTTGAGCAAGTCACCAAGCATTACACGTGATCTCTTTTTTCGTTTGTTCAAGGTATCTAGAGTTAAAATAATGAAGTTGTGTCAAATACACAACATTCTACATTACAAGTActgaaaaggaaggagagaggcaggTCAGTGGACCTTCTGTCCTTCTTAATCATGATGTTTTTTCCTGAGTATTTTTGTTGAGCTTTCAGaatcagaaaacattttcctgtttaAGAAGTGAAAGCTGCCAAGTATTTGCTAAGgaaggaaattaataattttcagtAACTGAGTTCAGTTAGTTATTAGAGGAAAACCCCTCTTTTTAAACATATAGTTTAAGTCATAAAAGTAGGAACAGTAAATCTTAGAGATCTTTAAAACTAAGTTATTTTTCCGTTCTCTATAAAACCAAAGTATTCTATAGAATAAGCAGGAATCCTGGTCTTTGTCAGTTTAACAGCTGAATTGTATTTAATGCTTTGTAAAGCAGGAACACTAGATCagttaaagcagaagaaattggTCAAAATTAGAGACCAGTGTAAAATGCGTAATTTAATGTGGTCATCTCTGAAAAAAGCTATAGCAAACTCACATTGCAAACAACAGACCATTGCTGACTTCTGATATTCTAATGCTTTCCATGAACTTGTGTAACTtactatttttctactattttccCTGGGGAATGTACAATTGAAAGCTGCCAGTTTACTGTTAGATATAGGTTACTGCacctttgctgtttttctctaGCGTTACATCTATATATGATGTTGGCACATAGCCTTCCTCTCCATTATGTCTTCGAGCTCTTGTCCACCCATCTCCTTTATCCTCCTCAATAATGTACAAAACTTCCCCTTCTTTCATTGCTAGAGTGCCTTCATTatgacctggggaaaaaaagaggcaaagaagTCTCagtgttcagacagaatttcaaGTCATCTTTTTCCCAGGGCATAGTTTCCAGATTATATATAAACAGGAAGAACCAAAAATCTGTGCAAGAGAACATATGGTCAAACAGGCTTACAGACAAAACCTAGTCCAATTTGTAAAGTTGAATATTTGCCAATAGCCGTACTAATATTTATCTTAAAACAGCACAAAAGTACTGCTCATGAATTAAAgtgatttataaaatatttccacTGGTCTTATAAGCAAATAGTTGCTCATACAGTTAATTTACTTCAAATCATTTTACCTATCTTCTATAACAAATACTCCATGTCTTATAGTCAAGTTGTGCATGTTGTTAACCTTACCATCAAACGGATATATTGCCTTGCAATGTCCTATAGCTGGTAATGGATCATCATCTTCAAACTCATCATCAAACTCGTTTGGATGTGCATGTTGCTGTGGTGGGCCTCGAACTTCCTGATTTGCATCATCCGTGTAGCTCCCTTCAGGGCTGTAAGGCAATGATTGGAGCGTGAGGACTTTGAAGAGTTCTTACCTCTACAACTCAGAACGTACGTGCATCACAGAAAGGGCAGACCACGGATATCGCTCTGGGAATGCTGGCAGCAGTTTTTATATTTACTGATGGAGGTGATTTTCTGAAAATACTGATCTAACAAAGCCTTGGACTGAATTCTGCTacaaaaacaaacataaatttgACATACCTGTCTCTACAGAACCTGGAACCCTTGTGAACCTTATGCAATGGAATAAGATCGCTTTAAAAGGCCCTGCTATTTAATAAGTGGGTGTTTCAATTAGACTCACAATTTTTTTATGTTACCCTAATGACATGAAGTGACCTCTAGAATTCAGAACCACTAAGATTTTCCTTTAGGAGGACATAAACTTTCAGAGAATAAGTAAGTAACAACCACCCCCTACTGTTAACTATCAAAGAGGTATACCGATTCTAGCATAAGATATAAAAACAGTAGAGAGAGAATAGTCACCTCTCTCTGCCCTGTGTTACAAGGTGGTTGATATCACTGCTGTGCCGCCTGTCGCTTCTGGCTGCTACTTTACCTTCAACTTCAGAGAGCCAGGCCTTGgggaaaaagagacaaacagTGGTGTCAAAGAAAACTTGATTCTAAACCAGCAAATACCATTTAACAAATGCACTTAACTGCAAACAGTTTACTTGTGAGTAGACAGCCACATAGAGACTGCATGCACGTGTGAAGTCTCATCGTTACTTCACGTGAAGCATGAACCTATCCCTCATACTTAGCCTATACGCCATACTagtcctaaggaaaaaaatagtcgGTACTCACACATGAATTTCAGAATGAGTGATTAATAAGAAACTCTTCTAAACAGATTACATCTTTAATAATGTACATCCTTATTCTAGCCTGACAAACATACAATTTTTTGTGAGGTGCCACATTTTCCAGTATCAAGAGCGCTTTCTTAAATCAAGTAGTTTTTCTGGGTGCTATATTTACAATCCATAACGCAAACTACAATTTTACCACTCGTTTGCATTTTGCAAGGAATTGTTTTAGAGTCTAACCTCATTCTTGTGTATTTCCATCCGAAGACGGTCCATGTTGCTCATAGTCTCAGTTAATTTTGGTTGCAAACTGCCTGGATCACCCAtctggggatttttttcataaacatcCTTCATCTTGATGAGGGCATCtctaaaaacatacaaaacccgacaataattacaaaaaattacTTACATCAGTACTGATTCATTAAAGCTAAAATAGTGTTTATGTGTATGAGATCCTGACCCACAATGAGATATTAAGCACAGACATGAGGAACTACCGCTCCCCACCCCATGCCTAAATCCTTTTCCCATTCTGTCATCTTAGCACTTTGCCTTCCTTTCTGGGCTGTGCACAAGCTCACAAGGGCTTCAACTGTTGACTCTTCTCTCTCCGGTCTCAATACCATTTCCCATATTGTTTGTTATACACAATTTCCTAAATAttaataatgttattttcttaatGCACTAAGTTGCAGCTCTCTTGCTCAACAGACCTATGCATTgatacttacttttttttattgcatgtttttagATACAATGTTTCCTATGCAATGTTAGGACCAAAATGTGTATTATAGTAAAGCAGAAGGCAGCAATGCTAACAGAACATACAGACAATAAACCATGAactaaaaaaatgctttgtaataCCCAGGACTAGTATATACTCTCCTAGCTTCTGAGAACTGTTGGCTTCAGTAGAGAACTTCAAAAGaaacagacagagagagaaccaTGACAAACCTCCAAAAAATGCACTCACTTTTGGTCTGTTTCCTTCTGTAGTTCTCTGTTGAGTTCATCAATTCTCTGTTGCAGTTTCTTGCGTCTTTGTTCTGGAGGGAGATGGCTGAAGTCTTCTAGTGCAGGGCCCTGCAAGCAGAAATACTGTGAAACAAGTAACACGCGGGTACCTGGCCAGCTGAAGTGACATACCCACACACGGACAGTGGTCACTGGAAGCAGGATGGACCTTTAAAAAACTCTACTTGACACACAGCTCTATAAAAGACCACAACAGAATAAAGGCATGTTCTTCCTGCCAGATCGTAGTCATTCAGTCAAGGTTCTTTCTGCCTTCTGTAACAGCTGGCTCACAGATGTAACTCAAACTTTGTAGActtgattatttttctgaaaagctgagcCATCTACCTCCTATTACATCCACTGCACTTAAAGCAGATTTAGAAAGGACAGAATTAATTACTACAGAGTAATTTCagtcaaaacaaaaatctaagaTGCGTACATAATAATAATATGTATATAACTGATTCTTTCTCTGGAGTGTGTGTTCTGTGGCAATTTGGATgctatcaaaagaaaaatactatatttTGGATCTTAATTCCCAAGTATTATTATAGTTCTCTTCTGGAAGTCCAGCAATCTTTCTAAAAAACATTACAACTTACGAAGTTCGTTCTATGATGCATTCTACCTCAAGTAAAACTAGTTCCTAGAACACAGAAAAAGCCTTTATAACATCAAAATTTTGACTTAAATTTGTTAAACTGGATCAAAACTTTCTCAAATATTCCAAGTCAcctttttcattataaaagatAATGTttcagggaggggaaaaacctcctactttccaaacttttttttttttatttttttttaaaaaaccaaacttaaaGCCACCTATTGTTATGAGTCTAAACCTGCAAAGGTTTGATTGCAAACTTGTGCCAAGATTATAAACAGGATGGAAGGACTTGGGTGTGAAAAGCATGGGAAGAGATTTTTACACATCTTGTAAGTTTGTTGTAAAAATTCCCCTCAGGGCGACAGGGACCGACAGCGTTAAGAAGGAAATATGGTACACATTTAATAACAGAAAGTGAAGTTATATTATTTGTGTCCTAGTTGCCTAAGAAAGTTGGTTTTAGCACAAGAAACCCATGTGCCATTACTTGCCATTACAGTAACCCTCCCTGGAGACAAACCGAACTGGACAGCATTTCTCCTGTCAAGAAGAAACCTGGCAGAAACTCGACTGTCACGATTTTGACTCGAGCAGCCTCAGGCTCATGTGCCAAGTTTCTAATAGCCCCTCTTAAGATCTTCTTGGCCCTCAACTCCTTGGTTCATTTGTACTTGTAAAATCATAATCTCACTGCTTTTTAAGAAGGGAATACGAGACACCATAAAAGGATGGAATTCCAGATATGATGTTTCAAAAATAAGGCAGAAGTGTttctttctggaggaaaaaaaaaaaataattaaaagccttTCAGGTGCTTTTACACACTACGAAGAAACAAAAAGACGATCACATCCTCCATATCATTCTCCTTACAGGTCAGTTAAAACCAGAGTATCCTACAGCAATAATAAGAAGAACAGAGGTCTTTTTGTGAATTTTTACTGGTTTTACTCTGCAAAACAACAATATTGATTACGGTGGGGTTTTCATTTAATATGACAGCTTTCTAATATTCCTAAGCATGAAGCACCATCTCCCCTGCAATGTTTTGGTTAAACTCAAAGCAGTGAATTTTGCAGCATTCAGTATTTCTCCTTTACACAAGTTTTGTAATCTTTTCATATACCTATTTTATGCTGCTTTAACAACTTTCCTGACAAACAGAAATCCCCAAGTATTTCCCATCATGACCAACTCGTGGACACTGGTCAACCGTAATACTCAAAAATCACGGATTTAGTTGCGGCCAGATCACAAGTCTAATTATCTTAACATTAAGCATGGATGATTGAGAAGACTGCGTGTATGAGTGGAAAATCTGAAGATGTATTTCAGCACCTGACTTAAAGCAGTTATGATATGGAAACACTTTCAAAAGATTACTTTCATGCTATCTTAGCAGAAGTACAGCAGACAGATCAGCACACGGGCTTACCATCTTCACCGACCACTGCACAgttcatttgaaaacagaaagaaacggGAAATTATTCACATGCAATGACCAGTTACGAAAATGATTAATGCctaaaaatgtatctttaaagTATCACTTAAggattaaatttttaatttataaaaaaattacattttactaCAAGCACAAGAAAAGCATAACACAATAATCAGAATTGCACTCCTGCTTTAAgaattactgattttaaaaattactaggtGATAATGGGTAGTTTAACTTATGAAATTCTAATACACAACTTCATTAAACTACTTTTGAATTTGAGTGTTTTGAATAATATGCTGAAGAACTTCTATTGTaggagaagaaacaaacacacagccAACATTGCACAAAATAGCAGAATTTGATGATGATGAAGGACGGGTCAGCCATATGCAAATAACTTGTTAATTATAACTAACAATCCACTACCATCACTTTTACAAATGTAATTTTTACAACATATTTACTTTATTATCACAGTAAAACTACaataaacaaagatatttttcaagTTTAGAAGTTAAGTTATTTTACTTTCTGAAAACAGCATTTGAGTCATTGGTGCTATCCTAGAAACACTTTAGCccagataaaaataaagacatttaaagaCTTTATCCTTAGAGGAAGTAAATGAAACATGGGATGCCAGGTGGTGTTATCTTGGGTTTAATGTTCACAGCATTTTGAAGATCTACCATGCTTTCAATGACTTCAGATAACCCTTTCCAGAGAAACACCAAGCAACTTAGAAGATAAATATGTATCTCCGACATCATTTATGACCCTCAGCAATTGTTAAGGCTGTTGATtggcgcacacacacaaaataaggaTTTCTAGCAATGCAGAAAGTAAAGCACCTTCACAAATGATATTTCGGTAGAAACTTTTTAGATTTTCGGTAGAAAAGTCCCAAGATGTGAAATGGCACTCAATATGTGATAATGTGATGTCTGTTAAAATGCTTGcaaggaatttaaaaatatataaacattaAATGTTCATCCTGAAGATTCACAGAGATTAATTGCTTGATATTGTGGGATATTTGAGTTCATCCAGATTTGTAGGATACTAGTGATCCCTGCTAATTCTACGGAATACTATTCTATATTAAATTCATTCACTTTTACATGAACAATgaattgcaaaaattaaaaaaaaaaaaaaaggtttaattttctgttagCATTCTGTAGTTGTCAGGAGATGATCTTTTGCTTCAGTAAAAGGTTCTAGAACTACTAATATTACAAGGTGTTGATTTATGAGCCAGGAGTCAATACATTTAGTGATCAACAAAGAGGGGGTGTAATCGAGACCTGTGCCATTTCAACAACTATCTAATCCAGTTAGTTCGTCACTGAGTATTAAAGAAGGAACATTATCTTCACGACCAGAGCAAATTATGATATAAGTGAttcagaaggggaaggagaaactgTCCTCCATAAATACTTAGAGGACCACAAGAATTTTCTAAAAAGCAGTGGTGGTAGAAAAGGTATTTCCAAGATACCTGGGGGCCTGAAATAAGATGCCACAACATGACTTAAAGAAAGTAAGTTTTAAGCATAACTAGTTATATTTCAGAATGACAGCAAGGGAGCCTCTAAATCATAACTTTACCGCAATATAACGTTGTACTTTGATCCCCCACATGATGTCAACAGTAGTCAACCATTCGTGATGCACATGAGACAGCAATTCAATATTGTTTTCAAATATCAGAATTATATATAATCAAATGCATCCAATTACCTCATTATTTGGATCAATAAATATCGTAAAATGTACATAAACTGGGCAGCCTATACTTCACTGATGTAACAGGAAAATGCCAGTATATTTATCACCAGTGCCATAAATGTTGCTGGGAAACCACTTAACATTCCCTTATATTGTCTTCCAAACAAATTCTATTTGCAGAATATGCCACTATAAATTAGTAAATGAACTGACAAGTCTCAGAAGGTGGCATTTGgtagtaatttttcaaaaattttaccCAAGAGAACCCTGGACAAACAAGAACAACTGATTAAtcataaaatgcattaaaaaattataatgtttaaaaaaaatcagtatttccaaATCTGCAAGCACCATATGCTATAGCATTTGATgtacaaaagaaatgaaatttctcCCTTCTTAGTTCAGTGTCTCATAATCAACTGctattatttcaatttaaagttCAGCAAAGAAGACATCTGATCTGTCACGATGTTTTTCGTGGTGACTATAAACCCAATGATAAATTACTGCAAAAATATGTTACATGGTGGTAGGAAAACATTTGTGAATGTGAACAAGAATGAAGAAAGGGATCAAACACATGCTGAGCACCCTCTTTATAACACCTTTCTTTTAGGCACAAGTACTTGGAATGCGATAAAgagtatttctattttattttatttttaacctgttgGTAACTTCTGTATAATATGGAACAAAGTACCCTAACAGTGACCTTACAGCTGAAGTGTTACTTTCAACAAAGTAAGCCTTATAATGAGGGTGAAGAGCATCAGAAAAGCCACATCACAAACACACTGTTCATAGCCCATCATGCATTTCAACTTGTTATCAAACTTACCCCTCTTTTGAGGCTTCTGAAAGAAGGAATTCTGGGCTTCCCTGTTTTTATGTCACTCATGCAATAATGCACTGGTTCAATGGAGAATATGGGATACTGGGACCCATTAGGAGTACTGGATGTGTATAAACTAGTAGGGGTTAGGGGTGGGGATTGTGGCTAATGTGGaaataaagaaagcaataaataagCCAAATGttcaaagtgattttaaaatgaaaattttgtcttacaaaaataaaatttccatccAAAACAGAAACAGCTTGTAACGTTCCAGACATATTTACACTATAATTCTATTGGTTTTAAAAGGTTTCTGTCATGAATTAATCTTCAGAGTTACAGGTTGGTgcagaaaatgaaggaatattCAAAAAAACTTTAGATTCAACACTTCCACAAGATCCTAACAAGATCCCGAAGCTGCCTGTCTCTTTTCGTAAAACAGGAGGTTCTGCTTTTCCCAACTTTAGTTACAGCCATTCTGGAAGCTTGTGCATTCCTGCTCACTGTTCTTCCTACGTTTTGATGTACCCCACCAGGTAAGCTAAAATAGAAACACTAGGTACCTCTACGGAGAATGACTAAAACAAAAAGTATACTCAATGTCTGTAGTCAAGCTGGACTGACACAATGGCTATGTGGAATTCTTCATCAGTATCACCACGAGGACTTCCtccattttcttcctccccttttttcaaATTGCTTCTCTCATTTTTTGTCTCACAtatctctgctgctttttcacagtttgatttttctgtacTATTTCCTCTGCCGCACAACTCATTACCTTTCCAAAAGACTTTTATGTCTTTGACAACATCAAAAATAGGTAAATGCATATCTCTAAGTCAAGACCAGCCATAGTTTCAGGTAAATGAAGGCCCAAAGGCTACTGTGAATACCCCAGCTACAATACATCAGCATATTTTTGTATTAGCTAATTTAAGAATATCTTTTAAAACCTGTAAATAGTATTTAGAATTAAATATGTATCTCCTGATAAGTATTTtgctcccagctgctgttttGTAGAGcgcccctccatcctccccaaAAACAGGTGGAAAAAAGGGACGTAATCTTCCATTTCCTTCAGGACCTCAGGGAAGAGATGCATAGATGCATGTAGTACCTATACACGTATGGATATCTCTGATTCCATACAGGAAACACTAAGGCTGACGCTCTGAATGCTACACACAAAGTGAATGaactggggagaagaaagagtAGGGAAAGTCCTGTCAGCTTTCTTCAGTTGTCATAAGGAACGTCTTAGAACTCCAGTAAATGCCAAGGTCCAGACTGAAAACCAATGCAGATTTTCATAGCTTCCCTCTCCAAAAATCTCAGAAAGATGTCTTGGCTTGTCAAACTGGTAGTCGAGATCTAATTTCAGAACACCTCTGCAGCCAAATGCAATAAATATGCTAATGCATTAATACCTTTCAACTATTATCAATCATTAATTATACTACATAAAAAGTAAACAATCCAGTTTCATTTTCACACACCACTGTGGTTACATAATACACTGAGGAGGGAATAAAGAATCAGCTATATCCTTGCCTTCTGTAAAGATCTGCTTTCTTGGAATACtatcaagaggaaaataaatcctACCACTAACAAGCTCTGAGAATAGTTTCATATAATAAATGGCAGAAACTGACTTGGAGCATTAAAATAACCTCAGCGAAATTTGTGGGAATCATTAAAATGAGTCACTGATATGCTCCAATGCTAAATGAAGACctagaataaaatttaaatatgtatatgcTTCATTATTCATTTATATAGCTAACGCATGTATTGATAATTTTGATCCATGAAGGCATCTCGCACAGAAAGTGCTAACTGAAACTAATATAATAATACAAGAAAGGACATTTAGAAGGGGGTTGCTTTTTGTAGCATAAAAGAGAGATCTGAAGTCTGCCTGATTCCAAAACATACTCCCCCTCCccttatttttacatttacaatTAACACCTTTTCTATGCAATCATAGAAAGTCTCTACAGAAACTTAGAAATGTTACAGAAATGGGAAGCTACTTTTATCTAATAACTATTAAAAACATTCCCAACACAAATCACTAGAAGAAAAACTGGAAGACTTCCCCCAGTGAGAACTTGATTCTTAGTATAAGTATGCAGCCCTACTCAAACCTTCAGATCTCcttacacatattttaaaagacagtgcCAGGCAAGAGgaaggttattttaaaataaataaaccgCTGCTTCCATACACTCTAGATCTTCGCATTTGAATTTTCCAAATAGTAATTTCTTAATTGTTACCTTTGGCTTCTTTCCAAACAGCCACAGCTTTCCTTTAGCCTTGCTCACTGTAGTTTTTGAATCAATTCTCATTCCTTCCTGCTTTGGTGTACTGATGGTTCCATCAGAGATGGTTCTGTAAATATTCTGACTGTAATCTTCAAATGGAAAATCTCCAGGAGGTTCAAAACCAGATTTGAAGCAGTCTATCACTAGTTGAGAGTCCTAAACATAAACATTCAggagtttaaaaagcaaaacaagcaaactcATCAAGAACTGGacagagaaaaatgcagagacttaaatttttcctttaattgtaGAGATGCACAAATAGGAAAGTGAGAGAGCGCTCAAAAGGCATGCTTTTGGATAGATCAAGTTAAGATAACTTACGTTCTTTTTTCTCAGCAGTGTTACTATGGGTGTGAATCAAAGCATACCCCGCTCTTCAGAATCCACCAAATACCCCCCAA is a genomic window of Rissa tridactyla isolate bRisTri1 chromosome 8, bRisTri1.patW.cur.20221130, whole genome shotgun sequence containing:
- the FNBP1L gene encoding formin-binding protein 1-like isoform X2, which translates into the protein MSWGTELWDQFDNLDKHTQWGIDFLEKYAKFVKERIEIEQNYAKQLRNLVKKYCPKRSSKDEEPRFTSCIAFFNILNELNDYAGQREVVAEEMGHRVYGELMRYSHDLKTERKMHLQEGRKAQQYLDMCWKQMDNSKKKFERECREAEKAQQSYERLDNDTNATKADVEKAKQQLNLRTHMADENKNEYAAQLQNFNGEQHKHYYIVIPQIYKQLQEMDERRTIKLSECYKGFADSERKVIPIISKCLEGMILAAKSVDEHRDSQLVIDCFKSGFEPPGDFPFEDYSQNIYRTISDGTISTPKQEGMRIDSKTTVSKAKGKLWLFGKKPKGPALEDFSHLPPEQRRKKLQQRIDELNRELQKETDQKDALIKMKDVYEKNPQMGDPGSLQPKLTETMSNMDRLRMEIHKNEAWLSEVEGKVAARSDRRHSSDINHLVTQGRESPEGSYTDDANQEVRGPPQQHAHPNEFDDEFEDDDPLPAIGHCKAIYPFDGHNEGTLAMKEGEVLYIIEEDKGDGWTRARRHNGEEGYVPTSYIDVTLEKNSKGS
- the FNBP1L gene encoding formin-binding protein 1-like isoform X3, translating into MSWGTELWDQFDNLDKHTQWGIDFLEKYAKFVKERIEIEQNYAKQLRNLVKKYCPKRSSKDEEPRFTSCIAFFNILNELNDYAGQREVVAEEMGHRVYGELMRYSHDLKTERKMHLQEGRKAQQYLDMCWKQMDNSKKKFERECREAEKAQQSYERLDNDTNATKADVEKAKQQLNLRTHMADENKNEYAAQLQNFNGEQHKHYYIVIPQIYKQLQEMDERRTIKLSECYKGFADSERKVIPIISKCLEGMILAAKSVDEHRDSQLVIDCFKSGFEPPGDFPFEDYSQNIYRTISDGTISTPKQEGMRIDSKTTVSKAKGKLWLFGKKPKPQSPPLTPTSLYTSSTPNGSQYPIFSIEPVHYCMSDIKTGKPRIPSFRSLKRGWSVKMGPALEDFSHLPPEQRRKKLQQRIDELNRELQKETDQKDALIKMKDVYEKNPQMGDPGSLQPKLTETMSNMDRLRMEIHKNEAWLSEVEGKVAARSDRRHSSDINHLVTQGRESPEGSYTDDANQEVRGPPQQHAHPNEFDDEFEDDDPLPAIGHCKAIYPFDGHNEGTLAMKEGEVLYIIEEDKGDGWTRARRHNGEEGYVPTSYIDVTLEKNSKGAVTYI
- the FNBP1L gene encoding formin-binding protein 1-like isoform X1; this translates as MSWGTELWDQFDNLDKHTQWGIDFLEKYAKFVKERIEIEQNYAKQLRNLVKKYCPKRSSKDEEPRFTSCIAFFNILNELNDYAGQREVVAEEMGHRVYGELMRYSHDLKTERKMHLQEGRKAQQYLDMCWKQMDNSKKKFERECREAEKAQQSYERLDNDTNATKADVEKAKQQLNLRTHMADENKNEYAAQLQNFNGEQHKHYYIVIPQIYKQLQEMDERRTIKLSECYKGFADSERKVIPIISKCLEGMILAAKSVDEHRDSQLVIDCFKSGFEPPGDFPFEDYSQNIYRTISDGTISTPKQEGMRIDSKTTVSKAKGKLWLFGKKPKGPALEDFSHLPPEQRRKKLQQRIDELNRELQKETDQKDALIKMKDVYEKNPQMGDPGSLQPKLTETMSNMDRLRMEIHKNEAWLSEVEGKVAARSDRRHSSDINHLVTQGRESPEGSYTDDANQEVRGPPQQHAHPNEFDDEFEDDDPLPAIGHCKAIYPFDGHNEGTLAMKEGEVLYIIEEDKGDGWTRARRHNGEEGYVPTSYIDVTLEKNSKGAVTYI